The genomic DNA CCGACCGTCACCTCGCTGTCGGTCACCGCCAGAGCGCCGGCCTCGGCGGCCGCCGCGACGCGCGGCAGCGATGCCGCGAGCGGGGCCGCCGCCAGCCCGAGCAGCAGGCGCCGGCGGAGGGTGAAGTGCGCGGGATCGTCTGTCGCCATGGGGGGCAAATCCTTCAGATCGTTCGAGAAGGTGGGCCGCCCCGTCCGCACCGGATCAGCCGTCGCGCACGGATCGTCTCCTTCGGCATATTTCTTCAAAAGAAAATAAATTTCGCAAGATGAAAACATCGGCAGCCTGCCCATATCGGCGGCGGCGATCCCGGGCGCCGGCTTCCTATTTGCGGCGGCGCGCCGGGGCGAGCCCGGTCAGCGCCGCGAAGGCGCGACCAGCGGCCGCCTCCAGCCCCGCCGCCAGGGTGCCGCCGTCGGGCGCGAGGAGCCGGAGGCCGAGCCCGGCCGCGTTCGGCAGCGGGCTGAGCCCGGCCCGGCAGCCGGTGCGGTCGGCCGCGGCCTGGACGTCCCCGGGATCCGGCAGGCACGGGGCCGGACCGAGGATGACGAGGGCGCCGTAGGCCCGCCACGGGCCGAGCGGCGAGGCCGGATCGCGGAACTCGGCGCCGGCGATGCGCGCCCGCTCGCGGACCAGGACGGCCCCCGCCGCCGTCTCGATGCCGAGGGCGAGCTCGACGTGCTCGAACGGCCTGCCGCGGCCCTCCGGGTCGTGACACGCAATGCTCTCGGAGACGACGGCACGGGCCCCGGGCTCGAGCGTGACCCGGGTCGAGGCCGAGAGGGCGGCGCCGGGGAACAGGATCAGGGGATCGGGCACGCAGTGGAGGAAGGCATCGGCGCCGACGCGGATCCGCGTGTCCTGGCGGGCCGGCTGGTCGGCGCTGCGATGGACGACCGTGGCGGCCTGGGTGGTGACGTGCGCCGCCGAGCCCGGACCCATCGTGATGTCGAGGCCGAGACGGTCGCCGCGGTAGAGGCCGCCGGAGGCCGATTGCAGGTACAGCGTGATCAGCTCCGGCCGCTGCGGATACAGGCGGAACGGCTTCGTGATGTGGAACGGGTACGGCACGTGCTGGTCGGCGAGCACGCTGGTCCCGCCGCCGCGCACGAAGCCGAGGCGGGCCGTCGCGCGGCGGCCGGTCTGGACGTCGTCGGGCACGGCTAGGGCGCGAACAGGACGGCCCGGCCGATGGCATCCGCCACCGCGTCGATGCCGAGGCCCGCGCGCGCGTTCGTGGCGAGGACCGGCCTGCCGCTCCGGACCCGCGCGGCCTCCGCGAGCATCCCGTCGAGGTCGACGCCGACATGCGGCGCGAGGTCGACCTTGTTGATCACGAGGAGGTCGCAGCGCAGCACGCCCGGGCCGCGCTTGCGCGGGATGTCGTCGCCGCCGGCCACGTCGATCACGAAGATCCACCAGTCCACGAGGTCGAGGGAGAAGGTCGAGGCGAGGTTGTCGCCGCCGGATTCGAAGACGAGCAGCTGCAGGCCCGGGAAGCGCGCCTCCAGCGCGTCGCCCGCGGCGATGTTGAGGGTCGGGTCCTCCCGGATCACCGTGTGCGGGCAGGCCCCGGCCTCCACCGCCTCGACGCGGCTCGGATCGATCAGCCCGGAGCGGCGCAGCCGCTCGGCATCCTCCTTGGTGACGAGATCGTTCGTGATCACCGCGAGATCGACGCCCCGCGCCCGCAGCACGGGGATCAGCCGCTCGATCAGCGCGGTCTTGCCGGATCCGACCGGGCCGCCGATCCCGATCCGGGCGGCGTTCGCGGGAGTCACGTCGGTCATGGGGAGCGGGGCCGTGAGAGGGGTGGCGGGGTTCGGCGCCGCTCAGCGCAGCATGTAGCGCTGGGCGAGCGGCAGAGTCCGGGCCGGCTCGCAGGTGGCGAGCACGCCGTCGACGAAGACGTCGAAGGTCTGCGGGTCGACGCGGATCTCCGGGCAGGCGTCGTTCCAGAGCATGTCGGCCTTCGTCAGCGTGCGGGTCCCGCGGGCGGGCAGGAGCGCCTTGCGCAGGCCGAGCCGGCCGCCGAGATCGGCCTCGATCGCCAGGGGGTGGACGAAGCAGGCCGAGAGCGCCTGCTTGGCGCGCCCGAAGGCGCCCCATTGCGGGCGCATCAGCACCGGCTCGCAGGTCATCAGCGAGGCGGCGGAATCGCCCATCGCGCCCCAGGCGATGAAGCCGCCCTTGATCACGAGCTCCGGCTTGATCCCGAAGAAGGCCGGCCGCCAGACCACGATGTCGGCCATCTTGCCGGGCTCCAGCGAGCCGACATGCTCCTGGATGCCGAAGGTGCGCGCCGCGTTGATCGTGTACTTGGCGATGTAGCGCCTGATCCGGGCATTGTCGCCGAAGCCCGGCCTCTCCTCGGGGAGCGGGCCGCGCTGGTCCTTCATCTTCGAGGCGAGCTGCCACGTCCGGCAGACGACCTCGTGGATCCGGCCCATGCCCTGGCTGTCGGAGCCGAGCATCGCGATCGCCCCGATGTCGTGGAGCACGTCCTCGGCGGCGATGGTCTGGGCGCGGATGCGGCTCTCCGCGAAGGCCACGTCCTCCGGCAGGGCCGGGTTGAGGTGGTGGCACACCATCGTCATGTCGAGGTGCTCGTCGAAGGTGTTGACCGTGTAGGGGTTGGTCGGGTTCGTCGACGAGGGCAGGCAGTGCGGCAGCCCGGCGACCCGGATGATGTCCGGCGCGTGGCCGCCCCCGGCCCCCTCGGTGTGGTACATGTGGATGGTGCGGCCGCCGATCGCCGCCAGCGTGTCCTCCACGAAGCCCGACTCGTTCAGCGTGTCGGTGTGGAGCTGGACCTGGAAGTCGTACGCGTCGGCGAAGCCCAGGCAGGCGTCGATCGCGGCCGGCATCGCGCCCCAGTCCTCGTGGATCTTGAGGCCGAGGACGCCGGTCTCCAGCTGCTCCTTCAGGGCGGCCGGCCGGTGGGTGTTGCCGCGCCCGAGGAAGCCGAAATTGACCGGCCAGGCCTCGGCGGCCTGGAGCATGCGGCCGGTGTTGAACGGGCCGCCGGAATCGATGCCGACGGTGATCGGCCCGAGCGAGCCGCCGAGCAGGGTCGTGACGCCGGAGGCGATCGCGTGGTCCGGCAGGCCGGCGGAATCGAAGTGCACGTGCACGTCGATGGCCCCGGGCGTCGCGATCAGACCCTCGCAGTCGCGCACCGTCGTCCCGGCCGACACGATCAGGCGCGGGTCGACGCCGTCCATGATCGCCGGGTTGCCGGCCTTGCCGAGCGCCACGATCCGCCCGTCCTTGATGCCGAGATCGCCCTTCTGGATGCCGAGGACGGGGTCGATCACCACGACGTTGCAGAGGAGGAAGTCGAGCGCGCCCTGCGCGGCGGTCACCCCGGGCGCCATCCCGATCCCGTCGCGCAGGGTCTTGCCGCCGCCGTGCAGGCACTCGTCCCCGTAGACGGCGTGGTCGTGCTCGACGACCGCCACCAGGGAGGTGTCGGCGAGCCGCACCCCGTCCCCGGTGGTCGGCCCGTAGAGGGCGGCGTAGTCGCGGCGCGGGATCGTCACCATGGCACTCTCCCTAGGCGCCCTTGAAGCCGCGGGCCTTGGCGCGGGCGAGGGCCGCCGCCCGCGCCGCGTCGTCGGGCAGGGTCCCCTGCGTCAGGTCGTTGAGCCCGGTCAGCTCCCGGGCGCCGCCGAAGCCGACCAGCGTCACGGTCTTGCGCTGCCCCGGCTCGAAGCGGATCGCCGTCCCGGCCGGGATGTCGAGGCGGTAGCCCAGGGCCGCCGCCCGGTCGAAATCGAGCGCCCGGTTCACCTCGAAGAAGTGGTAGTGCGAGCCGATCTGGACCGGGCGGTCGCCGGTGTTGACGACGTCGAGGGTGACCCGCGGGCGGCCCGCGGCCAGCTCGATCGCGCCGTCGGCCGGCAGGATCGCCCCGGGCTCCAGGGTGTCGGCGGGGGCGCCCGCCCGGGCGCGGACCGGCTCGTGGACCGTGACGAGCTTGGTGCCGTCCGGGAAGACGCCCTCGACCTGCAGGATCGGCAGCATGGCGGCGATGCCCGGCATCACGTCCTCGGTCGACAGGATCGTGGAGCCCCAGCCGATGAGGTCGGCGACGCTGCGCCCGTCGCGCGCGCCCTCCAGGATCTCGTCGGTGATGAGCGCCACCGCCTCCGGGTAGTTGAGCCTGAGGCCGCGGGCCCGGCGCTTGCGGGCGAGCTCGGCCGCGGTGAAGATCGTGAGACGTTCCAGCTCGGTGGGCGTGAGCAGCATCACCCGCTCCCTAGTTGGCGAACAGGCGCAGGTCGGCGCGCGCGTGCCGCATCGCGGCGACCTCGATCAGCGGCGTGAAGCCCGTGAGGACGATCGCGCCGTCGGGGTCCTCGGTCACGGGCCGCTCGGCGATCTCCGCGACGAGCGACAGCACCGTCTGGAGGGCCTGCTGGCCCTGGATGGCGCCCACCTGACCGAGCCGGACCGTGGCCGAGACCAGGCCGGAGACGAGCTGGTAGCCGGCGACGGCCGCCGCCTCCGCTTCTGACAGGCCCAGCCCCCGCCACAGGGCGCCCTGCACGGTGGCGAGGTGCCCCAGCATGAGCCCGGACCGGATCGCGGCGCGAATGTCCCCGGCACCGGGCGTGGCGAGCCGCGCGTGGGTGGTCAGCAGGGAGGCGCCGTTGCGCCGGCTGCCGGTGCGCATCGCCTCGACGAGGGTGGCCGCCTCCACGGCGGCGTCGATGCGGCCGAGCCGGGCCGGATCGGGGCCGGCGCGGTGGGCGAGGATCAGGGCGACGCGGTCGCTCTCCGCCCACCGGAAGCGCACGAGGGCCGTGAGCGTCCGCGTCAGGCTCACCGTGTCGAAGGCCGGGTCGCCCGCGACGAGCCCCTCGATCCCGTTGGAGAAGGCGAAGCTCCCGCTCGGGAAGGCGGCGTCGGCCTGCTGGAACGCCAGGAGCCGGCTCAGCACGGCGCCGCCTCGTCGAGGATGGTGTGGGTCACCTGCCGGTCGGTGACGAGGGCGCCGAGGCGGACGAGGTACGCGTCGGCCGGTCCGTCCAGGGCCACCAGGAGGGCGCCGTCGGCGAAGCGAACCCGCCAGTGGAGGTTGCCGGCGTGGTAGCCGAGCTCGAGGGCGGCGGCCTGGCTGTCCGGGACGAGGCGGAGCCAGCGCTCGGAGCCGACCCGGGCGACGAGGGCGCGGTCCGCCTCCAGCGCCAGCACGGCCCCGTCGAAGAGCGGCTCGTCCCGCGGCAGGGCGAGGGCGATCTCCTCGCCGGACTGGGTGGTCGCGCGGATCCGCCGCCGGGCGACGTCGGTGCTCGACACGACGAGCACGTCCACCGCGCCGTGATGCGCGAGATGGTGCAGGCGCTCGGCCATCCCGGATTCGTGCCGGCTGCCCAGGATACGATGGATCACACGCATGTCGGTCCGCGTCCCGCTCCCCGTCGCCAGGATCGAACTGGGCCTTGCAAGAGCCGGTCCGCCGTTCGGCGCGTCACCGGCAGCACCGGCTCAGACATCGAGCGTGGTCTCGCGCTCCCAGGCGGTGAAATGGGCGCAGTAGCTGTCCCACTCATTTTGCTTCAACTTGAGGTAGGCGACGGAGAACGCGCCGCCCAGATTGTCCCGCAGGGCCTCGTCGGCCTCGAAGGCCCGCAGCGCGTCCAGCAGGTTGAGCGGCAGGCGCGGCGCGCCGGTGACGGCGTGGCCGTCGCGGTACATGTCGACGTCGCTGTGCGGCCCGGGATCGGCCGCCGACGCCACACCGTCCAGGCCCGCGGCCAGGATCGCCGCCTGGAGCAGGTACGGATTGGCCGCCCCGTCGGGCAGGCGCAGCTCGAACCGGCCCGGCCCGGGCACGCGCACCATGTGGGTGCGGTTGTTGCCGGTCCAGGTCACGGCGTTCGGCGCCCAGGTCGCGCCCGAGATCGTGCGGGGCGCGTTGATGCGCTTGTAGGAATTGACCGTCGGGTTGGTGATCGCGGCGAGCGCGGGCGCGTGCCGCATGATCCCGCCGAGGAAGTGCCGGCCCCGGGTCGAGAGGCCGAACGGCATCTCGGGATCCGCGAAGGCGTTCACGGTGCCGGCCGTGTTCCACACCGAGACGTGGCAGTGGCAGCCGTTGCCGGTGAGGCCGGGGAACGGCTTCGGCATGAAGGTCGCCCGCAGGCCGTGCCGCTCGGCGACCGAGCGGACCATGAACTTGAAGAAGGCGTGCTTGTCGGCGGTGGCCAGCGCGTCGTCGTACTCCCAGTTCATCTCGAACTGGCCGTTCGCGTCCTCGTGGTCGTTCTGGTAGGGCTTCCAGCCCAGAGCCAGCATGTGGTCGCAGATCTCGGCGATCACGTCGTAGCGGCGCATCAGCGCCTGCTGGTCGTAGCAGGATTTCTCCGCCCGATCGTGGTGATCCGAGATCGCCGATCCGTCCGCGCTCAGCAGGAAGAACTCGGCCTCGACGCCGGTCTTGACCCGCAGGCCCTCGTCGGCGGCCCGCGCCACGAGCTGCTTCAGCACCACCCGGGGCGCCTGGCCGACGGGGGCGTCCGCCATGGTGCAGTCGGCCGCCACCCAGGCGACGTCTGGCTTCCAGGGCAGGCGGATCACCGAGGCGGCGTCCGGCATTGCGAACAGGTCGGGATGGGCCGGGGTCAGGTCGAGCCAGGTGGCGAAGCCCGCGAAGCCCGCGCCGTCGCGCTGCATGGCGCCGATCGCCTGCGCGGGCACCAGCTTGGCGCGCTGGCAGCCGAACAGGTCCGTGTAGGAGATCATGAAGTACTTCACGCCGTGCTCGGCGGCGTAGGCGGAAAGGTCGGTCGTCACGGCAGCCCCCTGAGCGCGGATCGGGTGGGGGCCGGCCGCGCCCCGTTCCGGCGCGACCGGCGGGGTTGAAGGGCCCTAGAAGCCCGCTTTGCCCGGGTACCAGTCGGTGCCGGCCAGCGGCACGCGGGCCATGGCGGCGGCCTCGAGCGTCAGCGCCACGAGGTCCTCGGGCTCCAGATTGTGCAGGTGGTTGTGGCCGCAGGCGCGGGCGATGGTCTGCGCCTCCAGGGTCATCACCTTCAGGTAATTGGCGAGCTTCCGGCCGGCGCGGACCGGGTCGAGGCGGGCCGCCAGCTCGGGATCCTGCGTGGTGATGCCCGCCGGGTCGCGGCCCTCGTGCCAGTCGTCGTAGGCACCCGCGGTCGAGCCGAGCTCGCGGTACTCCTCCTCGTAGGCCGGGTCGTTGTCGCCGATGGCGACGAGCGCCGCGGTGCCGATCGAGACCGCGTCCGCCCCGAGCGCGATGGCCTTGGCGACGTCCGCGCCCGAGCGGATGCCGCCCGAGATCACGAGCTGCACGCTCCGGTGCAGGCCGAGATCCTGCAGCGCCTGCACGGCGGGGCGGATGCAGGCGAGCGTCGGCTGGCCGACATGCTCGATGAACACGTCCTGAGTCGCCGCCGTGCCGCCCTGCATGCCGTCGAGGACGACGACGTCGGCCCCGGCCTTCGCGGCGAGCGCGGTGTCGTAATAGGGCCGGGCGCCGCCGACCTTCACGTAGATCGGCTTCTCCCAGTCGGTGATCTCGCGCAACTCGCCGATCTTGATCTCGAGATCGTCCGGGCCGGTCCAGTCCGGGTGCCGGCAGGCGGAGCGCTGGTCGATGCTCTTGGGCAGGTCGCGCATGGCGGCGACCCGGTCGGAGATCTTCTGGCCGAGCAGCATGCCGCCGCCACCGGGCTTCGCGCCCTGGCCGACCACCACCTCGATGGCGTCGGCGCGCCGGAGGTCGCGCGGGTTCATGCCGTAGCGGGAGGGCAGGTACTGGTAGACGAGGATGTCGGAATGGCCGCGCTCCTCGTCGGTCATGCCGCCGTCCCCCGTGGTGGTCGAGGTGCCGGCCAGCGTAGCGCCGCGGCCGAGGGCCTCCTTGGCGTTGGCGGACAGGGATCCGAAGCTCATGCCGGCGATGGTGATCGGGATCTTCAACGCGATCGGTTTCTTGGCAAATCGCGTGCCGAGGGTGACGCCGGTCCCGCAGGCCTCCCGGTAGCCCTCCAGGGGATAGCGGGACATCGAGGCGCCGAGGAACAGCAGGTCGTCGAGATGCGGGAGCTTGCGCTTCGTGCCGCCGCCGCGGATGTCGTAGATGCCGGTGGCCGCGGCCCGGCGGATCTCCGCCAGGGTGTGGTCGTCGAAGGTCGCCGACTTGCGCGGCGGCATCGGCGGGTTCTGATAGGTCATGCCCGGTCTCCCGCTTGAGCCGCTCCCGATCGGGAGCGGCTTTAAGTCCTTGATTCGACGCGCTCGCTCGCGCCGAACCGGTATCCACTCCGGCGGCGCGCTCTCAGTAGGCGTCGGCGTTGTCGATGTTGAAGCTGTAGAGTTTGCGGGCCGAGCCGTAGCGCCGGAACTCTTCCGGCCGGACGTCCGCGACCCCGGCGCGGTCCAGCAGGGCCGCGAGGTGCGCGCGGTGCTCGGGGCGCATCGGTTTCTCGATGCAGTCGGCCCCGAGGCTCTTCACGCTGCCGCGGACGAACAGCTTCGCCTCATAGAGCGAGTCGCCTAACGCCTCGCCGGCATCGCCCAGGACCACGAGGGATCCGGACTGGCCCATGAAGGCCGACATGTGCCCGATCGAGCCGTGCACGACGATGTCGATCCCCTTCATGGAGATGCCGCAGCGCGAGGCCGCGTTGCCCTTGATGACGAGGAGGCCGCCGCGCCCGGTGGCGCCGGCATATTGCGAGGCGTCGCCCTCGATCACGACCGTGCCGGACATCATGTTCTCGGCGACGCCCGGGCCCGCCGAGCCCTGCACCGTGACGGTGCCGCCGTCGTTCATGCCGGCGCAGTAGTAGCCGACCGGGCCGCGCACCGTGACGGTGACGGGCCCGTCGATCCCGACCGCGACCGCGTGCTGGCCCCGCGGGTTCAGCACCTCGAATTCGGTGTCGTTGGCGCCCGGCGCGACGCCGTGGAGGGCCTGGTTCAGGGCGCGCAGGGGCGTCGCCGCCAGATCGAAGACGGGCATGGGCGAGATCCGTGAAGGCTGCGGGGGGAGCGGCTCAGGCGGCCTGCCGCTGATCCCAGAAGTAGACGGTCGCCGGCTCGGGCTCCCAGACGCGGGCGGATTCGATCCCCGGCAGGCCGACGAGCGCCCGGTATTCCGAGCCGAAGGCGACGTAGCGCTCGGTCTCCGCCATGATCGCCGGCTTGCAGGCGATCGGGTCGCGCAGCACGCCGAAGCCGGACTTGGTGCCGACCACGAAGGTGAAGAACCCGTCGAGATCCGTGAGCGCCCCCGCGAGCGCCGCGCCGAGGTCCCGGCCACGCGCCATCGCGGTGGTGAGATAGGCCGCCGCGACCTCGGAATCGTTCTCCGTCTCGAAGGCCATGCCGGCCCGGGCGAGGCTCCGGCGCAGGTTGTTGTGGTTCGACAGCGAGCCGTTATGGACGAGGCACTGGTCGGCGCCCGTCGAGAACGGGTGCGCGCCCATCGTGGTCACGGCCGATTCCGTCGCCATCCGGGTGTGGCCGATGCCGTGGGTGCCCGACATTCCTGCGATGCCGAAGCGCGCCACCACGTCCTTCGGCAGGCCGACCTCCTTGTAGATCTCGACGCTCTCGCCCGCGCCCATCACGCGCAGATCGGGCGCGAGGCCCTTCAGGGCATCGCGCGTCGCGGCGAGGCAGTCGGACGCCACGGTGATGACCGCGTGCGAGCTCTTCACCGCCACCCGCGCCGAGCCGCCGGAGGCCTCCGCGAGGCGCTGCTCCAGGGCGGGGAAATCCGCCTCCGGGCGTGCCGACTGCACGGTGATCTTCGACAGGCCGGGGGCCGGCGGCCGGTAGATCGCGAGGCCGGCCGAGTCCGGCCCCCGATCCGTCATGGTGACGAGCATGTCGGCGAGCAGCGCGCCGAGCTGCGGCTCCAGGGCGGGGTCCTTCAGGAACAATCCGACGATGCCGCACATGGCACCACCTCCGTCGCGGGTTCGCCCGGAGCATAGGCGGCCTGCGCGGCGGAAATCAACCCTCAAGAAATAAGATTTCTTCTTGAGAACAACGCGGCCCGTCAGCCGGTGCGGCCCGACTGCGGATACGCGATCACCGAGAGGTAGCGGGCCGGCAGCACGAGCAGCTCCGCCGGCCCGTGCGGGGCATCGGCGTCGAAGAACAGGCTGTCGCCGGGCTGCATGTGGAAGTGCCGGTCCCCGTGCCGGTACAGCACCTCGCCCTCCAGCATGTAGAGGAACTCCAGGCCGGGGTGCTGGAAGGTCGGGAACACGTCCGAATCGGTCGTGAGCGTGATCAGATACGGCTCGACCGTCACGCCGCTGGTGTTCTCGTGGATGTGCCCGAGCAGGTTGTACTGGTGCCCGGCCCGCGTGCCGCGCCGCTCCAGCTCGATCCCCTCCCCGGCCTTGACGAAGACCGCGTTGCGGACCTCCTCGTAGCCGCGGAAGAAGCCGGTGATCGGCATGCCGAGCGCCTGGGCGAGCAGCTGCAGCGTCGTCAGGGACGGCGAGATGTTGCCGTTCTCGATCTTCGACAGCATGCCGGGCGACAGGCCGGTCGTCGCGGCGAGGTCCGCCGAGGTGATGCCGAGCCGCTTCCGGCGCTCGCGCACCGCGTGGCCGATCGCGCGCTCGAGGTTGTTCTCGCGCGGCTCGCGGACGGCGTGCGGATCCTGCAGCAGGACCGGCTCCCGCTCCGGCCGCGGGGCCTCCCCTGCCGTCCGGTTCGAAGCGCCTGACGGCATGGCGGATCTCCCTCCTCGGCGATCGTGGGCTCCGGCCAAGCGGGTCCTCCGCCGCCGTGCCGTGGCCCCGGACGCCTGTCAACGTCGCGATCCGCGACCCGTCGAAGAATCGCGGTTGAGGACGGATCGGCGCGCGGCGCCGACGGCCGGAGCGCGGGCGCTCGACCGCGCCGGGGGCGGCGTGGCATCGTCCCGGCCGGCGGCGCACCGCGCTCCGTGCGTGATCTCACGCCGCCGGATCCGAACCCGTCGCAGGGTTGGCCGGCGGGGCGAGCCGGTCGCCCCGCCGGCGCGAATCGAGGGTGGGCATGGCCGGGACAGGACCGAGCAGGCGCGGGATCCTCGCGGGCGGCGGCGCCGCGGCGGCCGCCGCGCTGCTGCCGCGGACGGCCCGGGCCGCGCCGCGGATCATCCTCAACGACGCGAGCGGCCTCAACCCGACCCCGGTGACGCGCCACGCCGTGCTCCCGACGGGCTCGACCGACGCCCTGATCGAGGCCGTGCGCGCCGAGATCCGGGACGCCGCCGCCGCCGGCCGGCCTGTCGCCGTCGGCGTCGCCCGCCATTCCATGGGCGCCCAGAGCCTCGCCCGCGACGGGACGGCCGTGACCCTGGAGGGCGGCCCGATCGAGCCCGACACAGCCGCCGGCCTCTACCGGGTCGGGGCCGGCGCGCGCTGGTCGCAGGTCATCCGGCAGCTCGACCGGATCGGCTACTCGCCGACGGTCATGCAGTCGAACAGCGATTTCGGGGTCGGCTCGACCTTCTGCGTCAACGCCCACGGCTGGCCCGCGCCGCACGGCCCGTTCGGCTCCACCGTCCGCGCCCTCCGCCTCGTCCTGGCCGACGGCAGCCTCGTGACCTGCTCCCGCGAGGAGAACGCCGAGCTGTTCGGGCTGGCGATGGGCGGCTACGGCCTGTTCGGCATCGTGGTCGACCTCGTGGTCGAGATGGTGCCGAACCGCCTCCTGACGCCGACCTTCGCGGTGATGCCGGCCGCGGATTTCGCGCCGGCCTTCGCGGCGGCGGTGGCGCGCGACGCCCGCCTGCGGATGGCCTACGGCCGGCTCTCGGTTGCGCAGGCCGGATTCTTCGACGAGGCGATCCTCGTCACCTACGCGGAGACCGAGCACCCGCCGCAGGTCCTGCCCGCGGCGGCCGCGCAGGGGGCGTTCTCGGCGGTCTCGCGGGAGATCTACCGGGCCCAGGTCGGCAGCGAGTTCGGCAAGCGCGCCCGCTGGATCGCCGAGACCCGGCTCAACCCGACCCTGGATCCCGGCCTCGCCACCCGCAACAGCCTGATGAACGAGCCGGTCGCCAACCTCGCCTCGCGCGACCGCAGCCGCACCGACATCCTGCACGAGTACTTCGTACCGCCCGAGCGCTTCGACGCGTTCCTCGCCGCCTGCCGCGAGACCATCCCGCGCTCGGGCTGCGACTGCCTCAACGTCACCCTGCGCTACGTGGCGGCGGACCCGGACTCGACGCTGGCCTACGCGCCGGGCCCGCGGATCGGCGCGGTGATGTCGTTCTCGCAGGGGCTCACCCCAGGCGACGAGGCCGCGATGATGCGCATGACCGAGGCCCTGATCGAGCGCGTCGTGGCGATCGGCGGGGCCTATTACCTGCCCTACCGCCTGCACGCCCGGCGCGACCAGATGGCCCGGGCCTATTCGAAGCTCGACGCCTTCGTGGCGGCCAAGCGCCGCTACGATCCGGGGCTGCTGTTCCGGAACGCCCTGTGGTCGACCTACATGGCCTGACCGCGCCCCGGCACGGATCCGCCTCGCGCGGGCCGCGCGTGCCGACTCAGGAGACGCCCATGAGACCCACGCCCCCACAGGTGGCCGCCCTCGCCTTCGCGGCCATCCTGCTGTTCGCCGCCGCCACCGACTACGTCCCGGCCTTCCGGGACGCGGAGGGCCGCGTCTTCGGCCTGTTCCGGCTCGACGTCTACAAGGACGCGCTCCACCTCGCCTCCG from Methylobacterium oryzae includes the following:
- a CDS encoding helix-turn-helix domain-containing protein, which gives rise to MPSGASNRTAGEAPRPEREPVLLQDPHAVREPRENNLERAIGHAVRERRKRLGITSADLAATTGLSPGMLSKIENGNISPSLTTLQLLAQALGMPITGFFRGYEEVRNAVFVKAGEGIELERRGTRAGHQYNLLGHIHENTSGVTVEPYLITLTTDSDVFPTFQHPGLEFLYMLEGEVLYRHGDRHFHMQPGDSLFFDADAPHGPAELLVLPARYLSVIAYPQSGRTG
- a CDS encoding class II glutamine amidotransferase, which translates into the protein MCGIVGLFLKDPALEPQLGALLADMLVTMTDRGPDSAGLAIYRPPAPGLSKITVQSARPEADFPALEQRLAEASGGSARVAVKSSHAVITVASDCLAATRDALKGLAPDLRVMGAGESVEIYKEVGLPKDVVARFGIAGMSGTHGIGHTRMATESAVTTMGAHPFSTGADQCLVHNGSLSNHNNLRRSLARAGMAFETENDSEVAAAYLTTAMARGRDLGAALAGALTDLDGFFTFVVGTKSGFGVLRDPIACKPAIMAETERYVAFGSEYRALVGLPGIESARVWEPEPATVYFWDQRQAA
- a CDS encoding FAD-binding oxidoreductase; protein product: MAGTGPSRRGILAGGGAAAAAALLPRTARAAPRIILNDASGLNPTPVTRHAVLPTGSTDALIEAVRAEIRDAAAAGRPVAVGVARHSMGAQSLARDGTAVTLEGGPIEPDTAAGLYRVGAGARWSQVIRQLDRIGYSPTVMQSNSDFGVGSTFCVNAHGWPAPHGPFGSTVRALRLVLADGSLVTCSREENAELFGLAMGGYGLFGIVVDLVVEMVPNRLLTPTFAVMPAADFAPAFAAAVARDARLRMAYGRLSVAQAGFFDEAILVTYAETEHPPQVLPAAAAQGAFSAVSREIYRAQVGSEFGKRARWIAETRLNPTLDPGLATRNSLMNEPVANLASRDRSRTDILHEYFVPPERFDAFLAACRETIPRSGCDCLNVTLRYVAADPDSTLAYAPGPRIGAVMSFSQGLTPGDEAAMMRMTEALIERVVAIGGAYYLPYRLHARRDQMARAYSKLDAFVAAKRRYDPGLLFRNALWSTYMA